From Candidatus Brocadia sp., one genomic window encodes:
- a CDS encoding TolC family protein — protein MITKYKRFFLTLLVALSSFLQCLGISLGSENTSKTPLPPPTSPASVNIDSNLKFISLSLKDSIVYALRNNFDIELTRLDSKLSDYDITIEKARFDPTMKLMGSIQNDETPSNTPLETNILAVTPFVREGDTADAIIQSLIPTGATLSLEYNIFRSFTDPQGFVMLNPYYRNFIEAKITQPLLKGGGWFYNRSPIYIARNNKKISLSQFKSTALEVSNTVQEAYWNYVRAMENLKVAKKSLERAEDLLRKNKIQVEVGTLAPVEIIDAESGVASRVEAVISAENAIKDQEDELKRIMNLADDVIISDATIIPTDKPLFEPKKVEVKDTIKIAMERRPELTGLQLESENAGMQTRRRKNELYPRLDFTGGIRYTGLNDELSGANDSTFSGDFQGEFFTLTLEVPIGNRSARSAYNKSKLNERQAKINVRKMELDIVVEVRESVRGVMTNIERVKATRKARELAEKRLENEEKKYSVGRSTSLEILRAQESLAIAEFEEARAIIDYEISLGNLEKAKGTILDVYDIKLEEESKI, from the coding sequence ATGATCACGAAATATAAAAGATTCTTTTTAACCTTACTAGTTGCCTTATCCTCCTTTTTACAATGCCTGGGTATTTCTTTGGGTAGCGAGAATACATCTAAGACACCGTTACCTCCACCAACATCACCGGCAAGCGTAAATATAGATTCGAATCTAAAGTTCATCAGCCTGAGCCTGAAGGACAGTATTGTTTATGCCTTGCGTAATAACTTCGATATCGAGCTAACAAGATTGGATTCGAAGCTAAGTGATTATGATATTACAATAGAAAAAGCGAGGTTCGATCCTACGATGAAATTAATGGGTAGTATTCAGAATGATGAAACACCGAGCAACACCCCATTAGAGACGAATATACTTGCCGTTACTCCTTTTGTCAGGGAAGGAGATACAGCCGATGCAATAATTCAATCATTGATTCCTACAGGTGCAACCCTTTCGCTTGAATATAATATATTTCGGAGTTTTACAGATCCCCAGGGTTTCGTGATGCTAAATCCATATTATCGGAATTTCATCGAGGCAAAGATTACACAGCCTTTGTTGAAAGGGGGCGGTTGGTTTTATAACAGAAGCCCCATCTATATTGCCCGGAATAACAAAAAGATCTCTTTGTCTCAATTCAAAAGCACGGCACTAGAGGTGTCCAATACAGTTCAGGAGGCATATTGGAATTATGTAAGGGCAATGGAGAATTTAAAGGTAGCAAAAAAATCCCTGGAACGTGCAGAGGATTTATTGAGGAAGAACAAGATACAGGTAGAAGTTGGCACCCTTGCGCCAGTTGAGATTATCGATGCTGAATCTGGTGTGGCATCGAGGGTTGAGGCAGTGATCTCTGCAGAAAATGCAATTAAAGATCAGGAGGATGAACTCAAAAGAATTATGAATCTCGCAGATGACGTGATTATCTCTGATGCTACCATTATTCCTACAGATAAGCCTCTCTTCGAGCCGAAAAAGGTGGAAGTAAAGGATACGATTAAAATAGCCATGGAAAGACGTCCGGAATTAACCGGGCTACAACTGGAGTCTGAAAATGCAGGTATGCAAACCAGGAGGAGAAAGAATGAATTGTATCCAAGATTGGATTTCACGGGAGGAATTCGCTATACGGGTCTTAATGATGAATTGTCGGGTGCCAATGATTCTACATTTTCTGGGGATTTTCAGGGAGAATTTTTCACGCTTACGTTAGAGGTTCCTATAGGGAACAGGTCGGCCAGGAGTGCATACAATAAATCCAAGCTCAATGAACGACAGGCTAAGATAAATGTCAGAAAAATGGAACTTGATATTGTAGTAGAGGTACGAGAGTCTGTTCGCGGAGTAATGACCAATATTGAACGGGTCAAAGCCACGAGAAAGGCCAGAGAGTTGGCAGAAAAAAGATTAGAAAACGAGGAAAAGAAATACAGTGTGGGTAGATCAACAAGTTTGGAGATCCTGCGCGCACAGGAAAGCCTTGCCATTGCGGAGTTTGAAGAGGCAAGGGCAATTATTGATTATGAAATATCGTTAGGAAATTTGGAGAAGGCTAAGGGTACGATTCTCGATGTTTACGATATTAAACTGGAAGAAGAATCAAAAATTTGA
- a CDS encoding DinB family protein → MTREERMQKIESYGKGYVQLTEALKQFPKEMWSFKPSPDRWSIHEVIIHIADSEANAYIKCRKLIAEPGKSIADYDQDKWSAAFHYQDQSTEDALELFRRLRLSSYKLIKALSESVWLNSVGSMENETVTLDDWLKVYEEHVPAHINQMKKRYDEWRKKYLK, encoded by the coding sequence ATGACGAGAGAAGAACGAATGCAAAAAATCGAATCGTACGGCAAGGGATACGTCCAGCTTACTGAGGCTTTAAAACAATTTCCAAAGGAGATGTGGTCATTCAAACCTTCACCTGATCGCTGGAGTATCCATGAAGTTATCATTCATATTGCTGACAGTGAGGCGAATGCATATATCAAGTGCAGGAAATTGATTGCTGAACCCGGGAAATCCATTGCAGACTATGATCAGGACAAATGGTCTGCGGCATTTCATTATCAGGATCAAAGTACTGAAGATGCATTGGAATTATTCAGGAGACTCCGTTTGTCGTCGTACAAACTTATAAAGGCATTGTCTGAGTCGGTTTGGTTAAACTCAGTCGGTTCAATGGAGAACGAAACCGTTACCCTAGATGATTGGTTAAAAGTATATGAGGAACATGTACCAGCACATATCAATCAAATGAAGAAGCGATATGATGAGTGGAGAAAGAAGTATCTGAAATAG
- a CDS encoding adenine phosphoribosyltransferase, producing MNDLKKLIRDIPDFPKKGIIFKDITPLLQNPKGLRGAVETISDYYKDKNIDIVVGAEARGFILAPTVAFNLGAGFTPIRKPGKLPYEKISMSYALEYGTDVLEIHKDGIMEGQHVLMVDDLLATGGTMAACCKLVESLGGNIVGCAFLIELTFLNGKKALDKYDIFSVIKY from the coding sequence ATGAACGATTTAAAAAAATTGATACGAGATATACCAGACTTCCCGAAAAAAGGAATCATTTTTAAAGATATCACACCCCTGTTACAAAATCCAAAAGGGCTGAGAGGCGCAGTTGAAACGATTTCTGATTATTATAAAGATAAGAATATTGATATCGTAGTCGGCGCCGAGGCACGCGGTTTTATCCTGGCGCCCACCGTCGCTTTCAATTTAGGCGCCGGATTTACCCCTATCAGAAAACCCGGTAAACTTCCCTACGAAAAGATTAGCATGAGCTACGCACTTGAATATGGTACCGATGTGCTCGAAATACACAAAGACGGTATTATGGAAGGACAGCATGTACTCATGGTAGATGATTTGTTAGCAACCGGAGGGACCATGGCTGCCTGCTGTAAACTGGTCGAATCTCTTGGAGGAAACATTGTGGGATGCGCCTTTTTGATTGAGTTAACCTTTCTCAATGGCAAAAAGGCCTTAGACAAATATGACATATTTTCAGTTATCAAATACTGA
- the folE gene encoding GTP cyclohydrolase I FolE: MVDKKKIIESIRLFIEGIGDDPNREGLLETPERVADMCEEIFAGIGQDSHKEIKVLKSEKYDEIVLLKDIPFYSICEHHLLPFSGVAHVAYIPQGNRVTGISKLARVVEIEAKRLQVQERLTTDIAESIMKALRPKGVLAIIEAEHLCMTMRGIKKPGTRVKTSVVRGIFRDNPATRAEALALIKGY, encoded by the coding sequence TTGGTAGACAAAAAAAAGATTATAGAATCCATCCGCTTATTTATCGAAGGCATTGGTGACGACCCTAATCGTGAAGGGCTTTTAGAAACGCCGGAAAGGGTTGCCGATATGTGTGAAGAGATTTTTGCAGGTATCGGGCAGGATTCTCACAAGGAAATCAAGGTGTTAAAATCTGAAAAGTACGATGAAATCGTGCTCTTAAAGGATATTCCTTTTTATTCAATCTGCGAGCATCACCTCCTCCCTTTCAGCGGGGTCGCTCATGTAGCCTATATTCCTCAAGGGAATCGTGTGACCGGGATTAGTAAACTTGCAAGGGTTGTTGAAATAGAGGCAAAGCGTCTGCAGGTACAGGAAAGACTCACTACAGATATTGCAGAATCAATTATGAAGGCATTACGTCCCAAGGGCGTACTCGCTATCATTGAGGCAGAACATCTCTGTATGACCATGAGGGGTATCAAAAAGCCAGGCACAAGGGTAAAAACCTCCGTAGTGCGTGGCATCTTTCGTGACAACCCCGCTACCCGTGCAGAGGCCCTGGCGTTAATCAAAGGTTACTGA
- a CDS encoding (d)CMP kinase: protein MIIAIDGPAGSGKSTVAKMLAKRLGFRYLDTGAMYRALTWKAMQKNVNLNDENALCQLMDKTSIEFHKKDESLHVFVDSVNVTEEIRLPSVTNNVHYISNTPGIRRRMVELQRKLAGEGNTVAEGRDMGTVVFPHAERKFFLDAEIEVRARRRYGEFKPSEHGVSYTDVIHDMETRDRRDTTRNNAPLTKSSDAIYINTTKLTIEEVMNLILKEIGLTLKK, encoded by the coding sequence TTGATAATAGCGATTGATGGTCCTGCAGGTTCCGGGAAAAGTACCGTTGCCAAGATGCTGGCCAAACGGCTGGGCTTTCGATATCTCGACACAGGTGCCATGTATCGGGCGCTTACGTGGAAGGCAATGCAAAAGAATGTAAACCTCAATGACGAAAATGCTTTGTGCCAGCTTATGGATAAAACTTCCATAGAGTTCCACAAGAAAGACGAGAGCTTACATGTGTTTGTAGACAGCGTTAATGTCACGGAAGAAATCCGTTTACCCTCTGTTACAAATAATGTTCATTATATCTCAAATACGCCTGGTATTCGGCGTCGCATGGTAGAACTGCAGCGAAAACTTGCAGGCGAAGGGAACACAGTTGCCGAGGGAAGGGATATGGGGACAGTTGTTTTCCCGCATGCAGAAAGAAAATTTTTTCTGGATGCAGAGATTGAAGTACGTGCCAGAAGACGTTATGGTGAGTTTAAGCCATCGGAACACGGAGTCTCCTATACCGATGTTATACACGATATGGAAACACGGGATAGGCGCGATACAACAAGAAACAACGCACCCTTAACAAAGAGTAGCGATGCGATTTACATAAATACTACAAAATTGACTATTGAAGAAGTGATGAATCTGATACTGAAAGAAATTGGATTAACCTTGAAGAAGTAG
- a CDS encoding 30S ribosomal protein S1 has product MDRDILKEYNVNLTDIEREVEEIMGGEDTQKKVESTYYDSIQNFEVGSVLKGRILSALGDNIVIDCGYKSEGMIPKSEFDDPSEIKIGEDVEVLLEAVEDDSGLIKLSKRKADRIRGWERVIAKYKEGDIITGRVTRKIKGGLLVDMGVPIFLPASQIDVKPPGDISQYIGQDVTCRILKIDEARQNIVVSRRKLIEEERDKKKQGLLAEIAVGQIRKGVVKNIADFGAFIDLGGLDGLLHITDMSWGRISHPSEMLAIDDEVEVKILDIDKEKGKVALGLKQKSQNPWLQIEEKYPVGSRVKGQVVNIMSYGAFVKLETGIEGLVHISEMSWTRRINHPSEMVAIGDMVEVVVLKIDKEKEEISLSMKQTEVNPWTVIEEKYPPGTRIKGRVRNLTNYGAFIEIEEGVDGLLHISDMSWAKKVGHPSEIVKKGDKIEAIVLSVDREKKRVALGLKQLSDDPWTKEIPEKFKVGDVVAGKVTKLTNFGAFLELGKGIEGLLHISELSSEKVTNPADIVNIGDELEVRIIRIEPEARKIGLSLKKLSDTEGRSTVTSPSDAGSQQQSCSETVETSEKESGTTNG; this is encoded by the coding sequence ATGGATCGTGATATTTTAAAAGAATACAATGTGAATTTAACCGACATTGAAAGAGAAGTTGAAGAAATTATGGGAGGCGAGGATACCCAAAAGAAAGTGGAATCTACGTATTATGATTCTATCCAAAATTTCGAAGTTGGCTCGGTTCTCAAAGGCCGTATCCTCAGTGCTCTGGGTGATAACATTGTCATAGACTGCGGATATAAATCCGAGGGTATGATACCCAAATCTGAATTTGACGATCCTTCCGAAATAAAAATTGGTGAAGATGTAGAAGTTTTATTAGAGGCGGTGGAAGATGATTCAGGGCTGATTAAATTATCCAAACGCAAAGCGGACCGCATACGTGGATGGGAAAGGGTTATTGCAAAATATAAAGAAGGTGATATCATAACGGGACGTGTTACGAGAAAGATCAAGGGAGGTCTCCTTGTAGATATGGGTGTACCTATATTTTTACCAGCCTCACAGATCGATGTAAAGCCACCCGGTGATATTTCTCAATACATCGGACAAGACGTCACTTGTCGAATCCTTAAAATTGATGAGGCGCGGCAAAACATCGTTGTTTCCAGAAGAAAGCTCATTGAGGAAGAACGAGACAAAAAGAAGCAAGGGTTATTGGCAGAAATTGCAGTTGGGCAAATCAGAAAAGGGGTGGTAAAGAACATTGCCGATTTCGGTGCATTTATAGATCTTGGTGGGCTTGATGGACTCCTCCATATTACCGATATGAGCTGGGGCAGGATAAGCCACCCTTCAGAGATGCTTGCCATCGATGATGAAGTCGAGGTAAAAATACTTGACATCGATAAGGAAAAGGGAAAGGTCGCTCTGGGACTAAAACAAAAGTCTCAAAACCCGTGGTTGCAGATAGAAGAAAAATACCCTGTAGGCTCGAGGGTGAAAGGCCAGGTTGTCAATATCATGTCGTACGGTGCCTTTGTAAAACTGGAAACAGGTATCGAGGGACTTGTACACATCTCAGAAATGTCCTGGACACGCCGCATTAATCATCCGTCGGAGATGGTTGCTATCGGAGATATGGTCGAAGTTGTCGTCCTTAAGATAGACAAAGAAAAGGAGGAAATCTCCTTAAGCATGAAACAGACGGAAGTCAATCCATGGACTGTTATCGAAGAGAAATATCCACCCGGAACCAGGATCAAGGGCCGTGTCCGCAACCTGACCAATTATGGTGCATTCATCGAGATCGAAGAAGGTGTAGATGGCCTGCTTCACATATCGGACATGTCCTGGGCAAAAAAAGTAGGACATCCATCAGAAATTGTTAAGAAGGGCGATAAAATTGAGGCCATAGTGCTTTCGGTCGACCGTGAAAAAAAGAGGGTTGCTTTGGGTCTGAAACAACTCTCTGATGATCCATGGACAAAAGAGATCCCTGAAAAATTTAAGGTCGGCGATGTTGTCGCCGGCAAGGTTACCAAACTAACAAATTTCGGTGCATTTCTGGAACTCGGCAAAGGGATCGAAGGGTTGTTGCATATCTCGGAATTATCCAGCGAAAAGGTCACCAATCCTGCCGATATCGTCAATATCGGCGATGAATTGGAAGTCAGGATTATTCGCATCGAACCCGAAGCGAGAAAAATAGGGCTCAGCCTCAAAAAATTATCCGATACAGAGGGAAGAAGTACGGTAACATCGCCTTCAGATGCAGGTTCCCAACAGCAATCATGCAGTGAAACTGTGGAAACATCAGAAAAGGAGTCGGGCACTACGAACGGTTAA
- a CDS encoding YggS family pyridoxal phosphate-dependent enzyme, translating to MSIKENLEQVKQNIANAAVKAGKKPEEIVLVMATKTVEPERIREAVKAGGRIIGENKVQEALKKYEVLKNEDAEWHFIGHLQTNKVRDVLKFADMIHSVDRLHLVEKLDQRLQQEGRSLDILVQVNTSHEESKYGVAPEEAISLVKQTAKYDTLKIYGLMTIGLFTKDEVKIRKCFKVLKEIYDNIIKEGIDRVQMKYLSMGMSGDYQIAIEEGANMVRIGTAIFGARNTPDAYYWPSEKTDVDRG from the coding sequence ATGTCAATCAAAGAAAACCTGGAACAGGTGAAACAAAACATTGCCAACGCTGCCGTAAAGGCAGGTAAAAAACCCGAAGAAATTGTTCTGGTTATGGCCACGAAGACCGTGGAACCGGAACGAATACGAGAAGCCGTTAAGGCCGGTGGACGCATTATCGGGGAAAATAAGGTGCAGGAGGCACTTAAAAAATACGAGGTTTTAAAAAATGAGGATGCGGAATGGCACTTTATCGGACACCTTCAGACCAACAAGGTCAGGGACGTCCTGAAATTTGCAGATATGATCCATTCTGTGGATCGATTACATCTCGTTGAGAAATTGGATCAGCGACTGCAGCAGGAAGGCCGTTCCCTGGATATCTTGGTCCAGGTCAACACCTCCCATGAAGAGAGCAAATATGGTGTTGCACCGGAAGAGGCGATTTCACTAGTCAAACAGACAGCCAAATACGACACGCTAAAAATATATGGACTCATGACCATTGGTCTCTTTACCAAAGACGAGGTGAAGATCCGCAAGTGTTTTAAGGTATTAAAAGAGATATACGACAATATAATAAAGGAAGGTATCGACCGCGTACAGATGAAATACCTTTCCATGGGTATGTCAGGCGATTATCAGATCGCAATTGAAGAAGGTGCAAACATGGTCCGCATCGGCACCGCGATTTTCGGCGCCCGTAATACCCCGGATGCCTATTACTGGCCTTCAGAGAAGACCGATGTGGATAGGGGCTAA
- a CDS encoding hydroxylamine reductase, translated as MGRKRYMKGVWAFLGISIFFGVFGGIIQAQKLDKGVGPYGEFWKPIPTQRYWAPDYFYSPPEEPKGIYTADECTLCHKALNPGLVKAWAESSHANLDKLQGYQKEKLAEIEKNLGRKLTKVGCIDCHGKVGAEKLDHAKELVMTSSTLCGECHKQEYEEFESEKQYGIPDWKPGRESHAKSYDANLDVDVWAAVDKNVVQGCDMCHNIQHKCDSCHTRHAFKASESRRPEACQTCHNGPDHPDIEYYRDSKHGSIYFIEGHTWDWSKQLKDANYISPTCQSCHMYYKGQYSHNMVRKAIMGEGDVLFYDNIFKGIKPTDYIKNSKELLSRREAWIEVCVQCHSPRFSRDYLDSMDKASDSIFQYVSDAYATIKSLYEERILYPMPENRPKAPAPVTEKYPDLLGGFYGEFWAKDGNPSKIEKDFLYMWENDAFLVRKGLAHMNPNGFTYISWSNLLKKYVDIKSEANTLRRLAALEKKRVRARLKKKSK; from the coding sequence ATGGGGAGGAAGAGGTACATGAAGGGAGTTTGGGCGTTTCTTGGAATATCAATATTTTTTGGTGTTTTTGGCGGCATAATACAGGCTCAAAAACTGGATAAAGGGGTAGGTCCGTACGGGGAATTCTGGAAACCAATTCCTACCCAGAGATACTGGGCTCCGGACTATTTTTATTCACCGCCGGAAGAACCAAAAGGGATTTATACCGCTGATGAGTGCACGCTCTGTCATAAGGCATTAAATCCAGGGCTGGTAAAAGCATGGGCAGAAAGTAGCCATGCCAATCTGGACAAACTTCAGGGTTATCAGAAAGAAAAACTGGCCGAGATAGAAAAAAATCTCGGAAGAAAGCTTACCAAAGTGGGTTGCATCGATTGTCATGGAAAAGTTGGAGCAGAAAAACTTGATCACGCAAAAGAATTAGTAATGACCAGTTCCACCCTTTGTGGCGAATGTCATAAGCAAGAATACGAAGAGTTTGAATCTGAAAAACAGTATGGTATCCCGGACTGGAAACCAGGCAGGGAAAGCCACGCAAAGTCATATGATGCCAATCTGGACGTGGATGTATGGGCTGCGGTAGACAAGAATGTCGTTCAGGGTTGCGATATGTGCCATAACATACAACACAAATGCGACAGTTGTCATACCCGCCACGCCTTTAAGGCTTCTGAATCCAGGAGACCGGAGGCATGTCAAACCTGTCATAACGGGCCAGACCACCCGGACATCGAATATTACAGGGATTCCAAACATGGCTCTATCTATTTTATTGAAGGACACACCTGGGATTGGAGCAAACAACTCAAGGACGCGAATTACATCTCTCCCACCTGCCAATCCTGTCATATGTATTATAAAGGACAGTATTCCCATAATATGGTTAGAAAGGCCATTATGGGTGAGGGTGATGTGTTATTTTATGACAATATTTTCAAGGGAATCAAACCAACGGATTACATCAAGAATAGCAAGGAATTACTGTCGAGACGAGAAGCATGGATCGAGGTCTGCGTTCAGTGCCATTCACCGCGGTTTTCCCGTGATTATCTGGATTCTATGGATAAGGCTTCAGATTCGATTTTTCAGTACGTGAGTGATGCCTATGCGACGATAAAATCCCTCTATGAAGAAAGGATACTTTATCCCATGCCTGAAAACAGGCCCAAGGCGCCTGCTCCGGTAACTGAAAAGTATCCTGATCTCCTTGGTGGTTTCTACGGCGAATTTTGGGCAAAGGACGGTAATCCAAGCAAGATTGAAAAGGACTTTTTATACATGTGGGAAAATGATGCCTTTCTTGTCCGAAAGGGTTTGGCTCACATGAATCCCAACGGCTTTACCTATATTTCATGGTCAAACTTGCTCAAGAAATATGTGGATATCAAGAGTGAGGCAAATACCTTGCGGCGGTTGGCTGCGCTGGAAAAGAAGAGAGTACGGGCCCGGCTAAAAAAGAAAAGCAAATAG
- a CDS encoding type II toxin-antitoxin system HicB family antitoxin, producing the protein MQIKLTAVFQKVPEGYIGFVEELPGANTQGNTLEEARSNLEEAVQLVLDANRQLAEESLQGRDVIKESFSVSTP; encoded by the coding sequence ATGCAAATTAAATTGACGGCAGTCTTCCAAAAGGTACCCGAAGGATACATAGGATTTGTAGAAGAATTACCGGGCGCCAATACGCAGGGAAACACATTAGAGGAAGCACGGAGCAACCTTGAAGAGGCAGTGCAATTAGTCCTGGATGCTAATAGGCAATTAGCAGAAGAATCGCTTCAAGGTCGGGATGTGATAAAAGAATCGTTCTCCGTTTCGACACCATGA
- a CDS encoding DUF456 domain-containing protein, with amino-acid sequence MGIWEIILFAISLIIMLVGMAGIVVPIIPSIPLIWLGAFFYAIFTHFEKVTWMMLLIFALMTIFSIILENLGNVYGAKRFGATRWGLVGSIAGTGVGFYMGGPIGLLLGPIVGTIIFEIIGGKGYKGALKSGLGNFVGFLGGSVIKILIGLAMISIFIWKVFG; translated from the coding sequence ATGGGAATTTGGGAAATTATTTTATTCGCTATTTCACTCATTATTATGCTTGTGGGAATGGCTGGAATTGTGGTACCAATAATACCCAGCATACCTCTTATCTGGCTTGGAGCATTTTTCTATGCAATATTCACCCATTTTGAGAAGGTCACATGGATGATGCTCCTGATATTTGCGCTGATGACTATTTTTTCCATCATACTTGAAAATCTTGGAAACGTATATGGCGCAAAGAGATTTGGCGCCACCAGATGGGGACTCGTAGGCTCGATAGCAGGCACAGGTGTTGGATTTTATATGGGTGGCCCTATAGGTTTACTATTAGGTCCCATTGTCGGCACCATTATCTTTGAAATTATTGGTGGAAAGGGTTACAAGGGGGCATTGAAGTCTGGCCTGGGAAATTTTGTAGGCTTTCTGGGAGGTTCGGTAATAAAAATACTCATTGGTCTGGCCATGATTTCTATTTTTATCTGGAAGGTATTTGGATAA
- a CDS encoding DUF3568 family protein, whose amino-acid sequence MGLCMKKGFCFMMPKNLLYIALLGITLFSNSGCVAALLIGGGAGAGTVAYLKGELKSTEEASIGSVWQATHKAMKDLGFVVTSEEKNNLSAKLIAHESDDTKIEISLESVSAKLTTVKIRVGVFGDESLSRLTLERIKKHL is encoded by the coding sequence ATGGGTCTTTGCATGAAGAAAGGGTTTTGCTTTATGATGCCGAAGAATTTGTTGTATATTGCGTTGCTTGGAATCACTTTGTTTTCGAACTCCGGATGTGTGGCTGCTTTGCTCATAGGTGGCGGCGCTGGCGCAGGAACAGTAGCTTATTTAAAGGGAGAACTGAAATCAACGGAAGAAGCATCGATTGGTAGTGTTTGGCAGGCAACACATAAAGCCATGAAGGATTTAGGATTTGTCGTAACGAGCGAAGAAAAAAATAACCTTTCTGCAAAACTGATTGCACATGAATCGGATGACACAAAGATTGAAATTAGTCTTGAAAGCGTATCAGCAAAATTGACTACCGTAAAAATCCGTGTCGGAGTATTTGGAGACGAATCGCTTTCCCGCCTGACTTTAGAAAGGATAAAGAAGCATCTCTGA
- a CDS encoding sigma-70 family RNA polymerase sigma factor — protein sequence MVPSYNKEGDIHTESALQTYLKEINQIPLLSPEEEKEITKKVVEGDEKAREKLIRSNLRLVVSIAKEYINRGLSFLDLIEEGNIGLIRAVQGFDPSTGYKFSTYATWWIKQAIRRALTDKTKTIRIPSYMIQKISKLKTASTGLLDRLERPPSREEIAEEMDITAKKVESIEHAIRSTGSLSKTDITGSDLIWALDSILPDSRTPAPEDEMEETYERESLERLLEVIDKREATIIKLRYGLIDGEPKTLEEIGSLLHISRERVRQIEKEVIKKLHYILTREK from the coding sequence ATGGTCCCATCATACAACAAAGAAGGAGACATACATACGGAATCGGCTTTACAAACATATCTGAAAGAAATTAACCAAATTCCGTTGTTATCTCCCGAAGAGGAAAAAGAAATAACAAAAAAAGTTGTAGAGGGAGATGAGAAGGCACGGGAAAAACTGATACGTTCCAACCTGCGCCTGGTTGTTAGTATTGCAAAAGAGTATATTAACCGGGGACTTTCCTTTTTGGACCTAATCGAAGAGGGGAATATCGGTCTGATTCGTGCTGTTCAGGGATTCGATCCGTCGACTGGATATAAGTTCAGTACGTATGCCACGTGGTGGATCAAACAAGCAATTCGCCGTGCTTTAACGGATAAGACAAAAACAATCCGTATCCCCTCTTACATGATTCAGAAAATATCCAAACTGAAAACTGCATCGACCGGTCTTTTGGACAGACTTGAAAGACCTCCGAGCCGTGAAGAAATTGCAGAGGAGATGGATATTACAGCAAAAAAGGTTGAATCCATAGAACATGCTATACGCTCAACGGGATCCCTCAGCAAAACGGATATTACAGGTTCCGACCTTATATGGGCTCTTGATAGTATTCTACCCGACAGTAGAACACCTGCTCCTGAAGATGAAATGGAAGAAACTTATGAAAGGGAAAGTTTGGAAAGACTCCTGGAGGTTATTGATAAAAGAGAAGCTACAATAATAAAACTGCGATATGGATTGATCGATGGTGAACCAAAGACACTGGAGGAAATTGGTTCGCTATTACATATAAGCCGCGAACGAGTTAGACAAATAGAGAAAGAGGTCATCAAAAAGTTACATTATATTTTGACAAGGGAAAAATAA